Proteins encoded in a region of the Puniceibacterium sp. IMCC21224 genome:
- a CDS encoding ABC transporter ATP-binding protein — protein MGILEVKDVNKRFGGLQALGNVNLSVTENTVHAIIGPNGAGKSTLLNCLVGKLIPDTGSVMFDGQSVLGRKPFEINQMGISRVFQTPEIFGDLTVIENMMIPCFAKRDGSFRMRAIESVFREKALRERAEEMLTEVNMQDKLDMHAASMSRGDKRRLEMAMCLVQEPRLLLLDEPTAGMARADTNNTIDLLKEIKGRGNITMCIIEHDMHVVFSLADRITVLAQGTPLVEDTPENIKGHPKVREAYLGESA, from the coding sequence ATGGGCATTCTTGAAGTCAAAGACGTCAACAAGCGCTTCGGTGGCCTACAGGCCCTCGGCAACGTAAACCTCTCGGTGACGGAGAACACCGTCCACGCCATCATCGGGCCGAACGGCGCGGGCAAGTCCACTTTGCTGAACTGCCTGGTGGGCAAGTTGATCCCTGACACAGGGTCAGTGATGTTCGACGGTCAGTCAGTTCTGGGGCGCAAGCCGTTTGAAATCAACCAGATGGGTATTTCACGCGTGTTTCAGACACCCGAGATCTTTGGCGATCTGACAGTGATCGAAAACATGATGATCCCCTGCTTTGCCAAACGGGATGGATCGTTTCGCATGCGGGCGATTGAATCCGTCTTCCGCGAAAAAGCCCTGCGCGAACGGGCCGAGGAAATGCTGACCGAGGTCAACATGCAGGACAAGCTGGACATGCACGCAGCGTCGATGTCGCGCGGCGACAAGCGGCGGCTGGAAATGGCAATGTGTCTGGTGCAGGAGCCGCGCCTGTTGCTGCTGGATGAACCGACCGCAGGCATGGCCCGCGCAGACACCAACAACACCATCGACCTGCTCAAAGAGATCAAGGGCCGGGGCAACATCACCATGTGCATCATCGAACACGACATGCACGTGGTCTTTTCGCTCGCGGATCGGATCACGGTGTTGGCGCAAGGTACCCCGCTGGTCGAGGATACGCCGGAAAACATCAAGGGCCACCCCAAGGTACGCGAAGCGTATCTCGGCGAATCGGCCTAA
- a CDS encoding response regulator transcription factor translates to MAKHVLVIEDEQNIIEAISFILSRDGWSVHTHSNGATAVEAVHARAPDVVILDVMLPGRSGYDILRDLRDDPRTQALPVLMLTARGQSRDREMAQRAGASRYMTKPFSNAEVLEALEALRALGTP, encoded by the coding sequence ATGGCCAAGCATGTTCTGGTGATCGAGGACGAACAGAACATCATCGAGGCGATCAGTTTCATTCTGTCGCGGGATGGCTGGTCGGTCCACACGCATTCCAACGGCGCCACTGCCGTCGAGGCGGTACATGCGCGCGCGCCGGATGTTGTCATCCTTGATGTGATGCTGCCGGGGCGCAGCGGGTATGACATTTTGCGCGACCTGCGTGACGATCCGCGTACCCAGGCGCTGCCGGTGCTGATGCTGACCGCGCGTGGCCAAAGCCGCGACCGCGAGATGGCGCAGCGGGCCGGTGCCAGCCGCTACATGACCAAGCCGTTCAGCAATGCCGAGGTGCTTGAGGCGCTTGAGGCGTTGCGGGCGCTGGGCACACCATGA
- a CDS encoding branched-chain amino acid ABC transporter permease — translation MFGLNTKDTTLLLIVAAMTLLAPFILNPFPEGSSLAQFNAGYPDLMQRFVIFGIFAIGFNILFGLTGYLSFGHAAFLGVGSYSAVWMFKLLSMNVLPAIVLSVIVSGIFAVVIGFVSLRRSGIYFSILTLAFAQMSFALAYSVLTPITNGETGLQLTLSDPRVLGVSATADGGIPATAIFGLEMRSTYQMDVGPWLFQFNVGYYLCAVMLLLAFYLAIRIFRSPFGLMLRAVKSNQQRMNYTGLNARPYTLAAFVISGMYAGLAGGLLASMDPLAGAERMQWTASGEVVLMTILGGAGTLIGPVLGAGFIKYFENIFSKINDNVLHQWFAFMPDGLEDFIVTIVHPFVGKGWSLTLGLMFMAVVIFLPGGLVEGGQRIGKLFRRKKVSDTAASAAKTPAE, via the coding sequence ATGTTCGGATTGAACACAAAAGACACCACCCTACTGCTGATCGTGGCGGCAATGACGCTTCTTGCCCCATTTATCCTCAACCCGTTCCCCGAAGGCTCATCGCTGGCGCAGTTCAACGCGGGCTATCCCGACCTGATGCAGCGGTTCGTGATCTTCGGCATCTTTGCCATCGGCTTCAACATCCTCTTTGGCCTGACCGGCTATCTGTCCTTTGGCCACGCGGCCTTTCTGGGGGTCGGATCCTATTCAGCGGTCTGGATGTTCAAACTCCTGAGCATGAACGTGCTGCCGGCCATTGTGCTGTCGGTCATCGTGTCGGGAATCTTTGCAGTGGTCATTGGATTTGTCAGCCTGCGCCGCTCTGGCATCTATTTCTCGATCCTGACGCTGGCCTTTGCGCAGATGTCCTTTGCGCTGGCCTATTCGGTACTGACCCCCATCACCAATGGTGAAACCGGTCTGCAATTGACGCTTAGCGATCCCAGGGTTCTGGGGGTGTCTGCCACCGCTGACGGCGGCATCCCGGCCACTGCGATCTTTGGTCTGGAAATGCGGTCAACCTACCAGATGGATGTCGGCCCTTGGCTGTTCCAGTTCAATGTCGGGTACTACCTCTGCGCAGTTATGCTGCTGCTGGCCTTTTATCTGGCGATCCGCATCTTCCGCTCACCCTTTGGTCTGATGCTGCGGGCGGTAAAATCCAACCAGCAGCGGATGAACTACACTGGCCTGAATGCACGGCCCTACACGCTGGCAGCCTTTGTGATCTCGGGCATGTATGCCGGTTTGGCGGGCGGACTTCTGGCCTCAATGGATCCGCTTGCAGGTGCCGAGCGGATGCAGTGGACAGCCTCTGGCGAAGTGGTCCTGATGACCATTCTGGGCGGTGCCGGCACGCTGATCGGCCCGGTACTGGGCGCAGGCTTTATCAAGTATTTCGAGAATATCTTCTCGAAGATCAACGATAACGTCCTGCACCAGTGGTTCGCTTTCATGCCAGACGGACTCGAAGATTTTATCGTGACCATCGTGCACCCCTTTGTGGGCAAAGGCTGGTCGCTGACGCTGGGCCTGATGTTCATGGCCGTGGTGATCTTTCTGCCCGGTGGCCTCGTTGAAGGTGGCCAGCGCATCGGCAAGCTGTTTCGCCGCAAAAAGGTTTCGGACACAGCTGCGTCCGCCGCCAAGACACCCGCAGAATAA
- a CDS encoding branched-chain amino acid ABC transporter permease — MDAIILQTLNGLDKGSAYALIALGLTLIFGTLGVVNFAHGALFMIGSFCAVTVQRILSLSYETLDPTRTDFLGNPAKINTPYVESWFGPEFGAAIVDWSVPLALIFSVPVMIFIGFVMERGLIKHFYKRPHADQILVTFGLAIVLQEVIKYFYGANPIPTGAPAVFTGSFDFGVLLGFDPNAIIYPYWRLVYFAFAAVIIGAVFAFLQFTTFGMVVRAGMADRETVGLLGINIDKRFTIMFGIAAAVAGLAGVMYAPINSPNYHMGMDFLVLSFVVVVVGGMGSLPGAVLAGFLLGVLESFASMTQVIDLIPGINQIIIYVVAIVVLLTRPRGLMGRKGVMED, encoded by the coding sequence ATGGACGCAATCATTCTGCAAACGCTGAACGGACTCGACAAAGGCTCGGCCTATGCGCTGATCGCGCTGGGTCTGACGCTGATTTTTGGCACATTGGGCGTGGTCAATTTTGCCCACGGGGCCCTGTTTATGATCGGCTCGTTCTGCGCCGTCACCGTACAGCGCATTCTGTCGCTAAGCTATGAAACGCTGGACCCGACACGCACCGATTTTCTGGGGAATCCCGCCAAAATCAACACACCTTATGTAGAATCCTGGTTTGGTCCCGAATTTGGCGCGGCGATCGTCGACTGGTCGGTCCCATTGGCGCTGATCTTCTCGGTTCCGGTGATGATTTTCATCGGTTTTGTCATGGAACGCGGACTGATCAAGCATTTCTACAAACGTCCCCACGCGGATCAGATCCTTGTCACCTTTGGCCTCGCCATCGTGTTGCAGGAAGTGATCAAATATTTCTACGGTGCCAATCCGATCCCCACCGGCGCGCCTGCCGTGTTCACCGGGTCGTTCGATTTCGGCGTCTTGCTGGGCTTTGATCCCAATGCGATCATCTATCCCTACTGGCGTCTTGTGTACTTTGCCTTTGCTGCAGTGATCATCGGTGCGGTCTTTGCCTTTCTGCAATTCACGACCTTCGGCATGGTTGTGCGGGCCGGCATGGCAGATCGCGAAACCGTCGGCCTGCTGGGCATCAACATCGACAAACGCTTTACCATCATGTTCGGCATCGCCGCCGCCGTGGCGGGGCTGGCCGGTGTGATGTACGCCCCGATCAATTCGCCCAACTACCACATGGGCATGGATTTTCTGGTGCTGAGCTTTGTAGTCGTCGTCGTCGGCGGCATGGGATCGCTGCCCGGTGCCGTGCTGGCCGGCTTCCTACTCGGGGTCCTCGAAAGCTTTGCGTCGATGACTCAGGTGATCGACCTGATCCCGGGGATCAACCAGATTATCATCTATGTCGTGGCAATCGTCGTGTTGCTGACCCGTCCACGGGGCCTGATGGGCCGCAAAGGCGTGATGGAGGATTAA
- a CDS encoding ABC transporter ATP-binding protein: MNVKPDFSKHANHAETAPAFLSVWDIHAYYGESYIVQGVSFNVHEGEILALLGRNGAGKTTTLRSIARLADPQVQKGEIWLDHQPLHRMSSYQASIAGLGLVPEDRRIIAGLTVEENLQLAQIAPPIGWSLERLYELFPRLGERRKQEGVTLSGGEQQMLAIARALARDIKVLLLDEPYEGLAPVIVDEIEKTLRIVKEQGMTTIIVEQNAVRALQLADRAVILDTGSIVFDGTAAEVLENEQLRAEYLAI; the protein is encoded by the coding sequence ATGAACGTCAAACCCGACTTTTCCAAGCACGCCAACCACGCCGAAACAGCCCCTGCCTTTCTCTCGGTCTGGGATATTCACGCCTATTACGGCGAGAGCTATATTGTTCAGGGCGTGAGCTTTAACGTCCACGAGGGCGAGATCCTCGCCCTTTTGGGCCGCAACGGCGCTGGCAAAACCACCACCCTGCGCTCGATCGCGCGGCTTGCAGATCCGCAGGTTCAAAAGGGTGAAATCTGGCTCGATCATCAGCCATTGCACCGGATGTCGTCGTATCAGGCGTCGATTGCCGGCCTTGGCCTCGTTCCCGAAGACCGCCGCATCATCGCGGGCCTGACAGTCGAGGAAAACCTGCAACTGGCACAGATCGCGCCGCCCATCGGCTGGTCGCTTGAGCGGCTGTACGAGCTGTTCCCCCGCCTTGGTGAGCGGCGCAAACAAGAGGGCGTGACCCTATCGGGCGGTGAGCAGCAGATGCTCGCCATTGCCCGTGCGCTGGCCCGCGATATCAAGGTGCTGCTGCTGGACGAACCCTACGAAGGTCTGGCCCCCGTGATCGTTGACGAGATCGAAAAAACTCTGCGCATCGTCAAGGAACAGGGCATGACCACGATCATCGTCGAACAGAACGCCGTGCGGGCGCTGCAACTGGCGGACCGCGCTGTGATCCTGGACACCGGGTCCATCGTGTTCGACGGCACCGCCGCCGAAGTGCTTGAGAACGAGCAGCTTCGCGCCGAATATCTGGCGATCTGA
- a CDS encoding substrate-binding protein — MTKHLTRRGVIKTGAVAGAGLALPTYLSAAAHSGFTNAPTGDTVTLGFNVPQTGPYADEGADELRAFELAVKHLNGEGDGGMLQTFSSKALDGTGIMGKKVQFVTGDTQTKSDAARASAKSMIEKDGAIMISGGSSSGVAVAVQGLCQEAGVVFMAGLTHSNDTTGKDKKANGFRHFFNAYMSAAALAPVLKNLYGADRAAYHLTADYTWGWTQQESIQAATEALGWTTVNNVLTPLAATDFSSYIAPVLNSGADVLVLNHYGGNMVNSLTNAVQFGLREKQVNGKNFEIVVPLYSELMAKGAGANIKGIVGSQNWDWKIENEKGAKYAGTNAFVKSFGEAYGFPPSQAAQTCYAQTLLYADAVARAGSFNPCAVGEALAGFEFDGLGNGPTSYRAEDHQCFKDVLVVKGAENPEDEFHLVEIVEVTPVDQVTYDPEHPMFAGGQLGACNPGA, encoded by the coding sequence ATGACCAAACATCTGACACGCCGTGGCGTGATCAAGACCGGTGCTGTAGCCGGCGCAGGCCTTGCCCTGCCCACTTATCTTTCTGCGGCCGCGCATTCCGGCTTTACCAACGCTCCGACGGGCGACACCGTGACACTCGGCTTTAACGTACCGCAGACCGGTCCCTATGCGGATGAGGGCGCGGACGAGCTGCGTGCCTTTGAACTGGCGGTCAAGCACCTGAACGGCGAAGGCGACGGCGGCATGCTGCAGACCTTCTCGTCCAAGGCGCTCGACGGCACCGGCATCATGGGTAAGAAGGTCCAGTTCGTGACTGGCGACACCCAGACAAAATCCGACGCCGCCCGCGCATCGGCCAAGTCGATGATCGAAAAAGACGGCGCGATCATGATCTCCGGCGGCTCCTCCTCGGGTGTGGCTGTGGCGGTTCAGGGCCTGTGCCAAGAGGCCGGCGTGGTCTTTATGGCCGGTTTGACCCACTCGAACGACACCACAGGCAAGGACAAGAAGGCCAACGGTTTCCGGCACTTTTTCAACGCCTATATGTCAGCCGCCGCGCTGGCGCCGGTGCTCAAGAACCTCTACGGAGCGGATCGTGCCGCCTATCACCTGACAGCCGACTACACTTGGGGCTGGACGCAGCAGGAATCGATCCAGGCGGCAACCGAAGCTCTGGGCTGGACCACGGTCAACAACGTCCTCACCCCGCTCGCCGCGACGGACTTTTCGTCATACATCGCGCCGGTTCTGAACTCGGGCGCAGATGTTCTGGTTCTGAACCATTACGGCGGGAACATGGTCAACTCGCTGACCAACGCGGTTCAATTCGGCCTGCGCGAAAAGCAGGTGAACGGCAAGAACTTCGAGATCGTCGTGCCGCTCTACTCCGAGCTGATGGCCAAAGGTGCCGGTGCCAACATCAAGGGCATCGTCGGGTCGCAGAACTGGGATTGGAAGATCGAGAACGAGAAGGGCGCCAAATATGCAGGCACCAACGCGTTCGTTAAGTCCTTTGGCGAGGCATACGGTTTCCCGCCGAGCCAGGCTGCCCAGACCTGCTACGCGCAGACGCTGCTTTATGCGGATGCCGTGGCGCGCGCCGGATCGTTCAACCCCTGCGCCGTGGGCGAAGCCCTGGCCGGGTTTGAATTCGACGGCCTTGGCAACGGTCCGACCTCGTACCGTGCCGAAGACCACCAGTGCTTCAAGGACGTGCTGGTCGTGAAAGGTGCCGAAAACCCCGAGGACGAATTCCACCTGGTGGAAATCGTCGAGGTGACTCCGGTCGATCAAGTGACCTATGACCCCGAGCATCCAATGTTTGCCGGCGGCCAGCTGGGTGCTTGTAATCCGGGCGCCTAA
- a CDS encoding helix-turn-helix domain-containing protein, with the protein MPRDTLTGSRIRERRIMAGLRQTDLAKRAEISASYLNLIEHNRRRIGGTLLRRIAGILGVEQALLTDGAEATLVASLREVASDQRGVGAELDQVEEFAGRFPGWAALLAGTGRRVAALERTVETLTDRMTHDPHLAASLHEMLTTVTAIRSAASILAEPGEIEPEWQMRFHRNIYDDSARLAETSRGLVSYLEAADDASAAISVPQEEVDALLETAGHHFAGLEAGQTTPDALAEKLTGGASDAAQDLLRRGLQRYAEDVERLPEAKLRDLVTQTGPDPLALAQAAGVDPALAMRRLASLPEDVLADPVGLVICDASGTLTYRKPLPDFAMPRFGSACPLWPLYRALNRPGMMLAEYVAQPGRAARRFRAFALAQPVGPVQVNRDPLFQAHMLVVPDPAPAPASGAQTGLVGVTCRICSRSRCAGRREPSILGGPEAEEF; encoded by the coding sequence ATGCCGCGGGACACGTTGACCGGCAGCCGCATTCGCGAAAGACGGATCATGGCGGGGCTGCGGCAGACTGATCTCGCCAAGCGGGCAGAGATCTCGGCCTCGTATCTGAACCTGATCGAGCACAACCGCCGCAGAATCGGCGGTACTCTATTGCGGCGCATTGCCGGAATCCTCGGGGTCGAGCAGGCCTTGCTGACCGATGGCGCAGAGGCAACGCTGGTTGCGTCCCTGCGCGAGGTGGCGTCGGATCAGCGCGGTGTGGGCGCAGAGCTGGATCAGGTCGAAGAGTTTGCCGGTCGGTTTCCCGGTTGGGCCGCGCTGCTGGCCGGGACCGGTCGGCGTGTCGCCGCGCTGGAACGCACGGTTGAGACGCTGACCGACCGGATGACCCATGATCCGCATCTGGCGGCCTCGCTGCACGAGATGCTGACCACGGTGACGGCGATCCGGTCTGCCGCATCGATCCTGGCCGAGCCGGGCGAGATCGAGCCAGAGTGGCAGATGCGGTTTCACCGCAACATTTACGATGACAGCGCCCGGTTGGCGGAAACCAGCCGCGGACTGGTCAGCTATCTTGAGGCTGCCGACGATGCCTCGGCTGCGATCAGTGTGCCGCAGGAAGAGGTGGACGCGTTGCTTGAGACTGCGGGCCATCATTTTGCTGGGCTGGAAGCCGGGCAAACCACGCCGGATGCGCTGGCTGAAAAGTTGACAGGGGGGGCGTCCGATGCGGCGCAAGATCTGTTGCGCCGGGGGCTGCAACGCTATGCCGAAGATGTTGAACGTCTGCCCGAGGCAAAGTTACGGGATCTTGTGACACAGACCGGGCCCGATCCGCTGGCGTTGGCACAGGCGGCGGGCGTTGATCCCGCACTTGCGATGCGGCGTCTGGCCAGCCTGCCAGAGGATGTTTTGGCCGATCCGGTGGGGCTCGTGATCTGTGACGCGTCGGGTACATTGACCTATCGCAAGCCGCTGCCGGACTTTGCCATGCCGCGGTTTGGGTCGGCCTGCCCTCTATGGCCATTGTATCGCGCGCTGAACCGTCCCGGCATGATGCTGGCCGAATATGTGGCGCAGCCGGGTCGCGCGGCCCGGCGGTTTCGTGCCTTTGCGCTGGCACAGCCGGTAGGGCCCGTGCAGGTGAACCGCGATCCGTTGTTTCAGGCGCATATGTTGGTTGTGCCTGATCCTGCGCCCGCTCCGGCATCCGGTGCCCAAACCGGACTGGTCGGGGTCACTTGCCGGATCTGTTCACGCAGCCGCTGTGCCGGACGGCGTGAGCCGTCAATCCTGGGTGGGCCTGAAGCAGAGGAATTTTGA
- the acs gene encoding acetate--CoA ligase yields MIHKTYPPAADTVARAHVDAARYDALYAESVTDPDGYWSREAKRIDWIKSPTQVSDVDFTLGQVKINWFADGTLNVSANCIDRHLATRADQTAIIWEPDDPAEGAQHITYQQLHDNTCRMANVLSDLGVGRGDRVVIYMPMIPEAAYAMLACARIGAIHSIVFAGFSPDALSARINGSEAKVVITADHAPRGGRKTPLKTNADKALLHCKDSVKCLVVKRTGDQTTWVQDRDVDYNALAAEAPTSFEPAEMNAEDPLFILYTSGSTGQPKGVVHSSGGYLVYAALTHEVTFDYHDGDVYWCTADVGWVTGHSYIVYGPLANGATTLMFEGVPTWPDASRFWQVCEKHKVTQFYTAPTAIRALMGQGNDPVTKCDLSSLRLLGTVGEPINPEAWNWYNDVIGGGKCPIVDTWWQTETGGHLLTPLPGAHATKPGAAMKPFFGVQPVVLDPTSGEEIHESPTEGVLAIKTSWPGQMRTVWGDHDRFEKTYFSDYKGYYFSGDGCRRDADGDYWITGRVDDVINVSGHRMGTAEVESALVAHAAVAEAAVVGYPHAIKGQGIYCYVTLMNGVEPTEELRKELRGWVREEIGPIASPDLIQWAPGLPKTRSGKIMRRILRKIAENDHATLGDISTLADPSVVDDLIENRMHRD; encoded by the coding sequence ATGATACATAAAACCTATCCCCCCGCGGCAGATACCGTTGCCCGCGCGCATGTGGATGCGGCGCGCTATGACGCGCTCTATGCAGAGAGCGTCACCGACCCCGATGGCTACTGGTCGCGCGAGGCAAAGCGCATCGACTGGATCAAGTCCCCGACGCAGGTCAGCGACGTCGATTTCACCCTGGGACAGGTCAAGATCAACTGGTTCGCCGATGGCACGCTGAACGTCTCGGCAAATTGCATCGACCGGCATCTGGCCACGCGTGCGGATCAGACCGCAATCATCTGGGAACCCGATGATCCTGCCGAGGGTGCACAGCACATCACCTATCAGCAGCTGCACGACAACACCTGCCGCATGGCCAACGTGCTCAGCGATCTGGGTGTCGGACGCGGCGACCGCGTCGTGATCTACATGCCGATGATCCCCGAAGCTGCCTATGCCATGCTGGCCTGTGCCCGCATCGGCGCGATCCATTCCATCGTCTTTGCCGGTTTTTCGCCCGACGCCCTGTCGGCACGGATCAACGGATCCGAAGCCAAGGTGGTGATCACCGCCGATCACGCCCCGCGCGGCGGTCGCAAAACGCCGCTGAAAACCAACGCCGACAAGGCGCTGCTGCATTGCAAAGATTCGGTAAAATGCTTGGTGGTCAAGCGCACCGGCGACCAGACCACCTGGGTTCAGGACCGCGATGTTGATTACAACGCACTCGCGGCCGAGGCGCCGACCAGCTTTGAACCGGCTGAGATGAACGCCGAGGATCCGCTTTTTATACTTTACACCTCTGGCTCGACCGGCCAGCCCAAGGGGGTCGTCCACTCATCAGGTGGATATCTGGTCTATGCCGCGCTGACGCATGAAGTGACGTTCGATTACCACGACGGCGATGTCTATTGGTGTACGGCGGATGTCGGCTGGGTCACCGGGCATTCGTATATCGTTTACGGCCCGCTCGCCAATGGCGCCACCACACTGATGTTTGAGGGTGTGCCGACCTGGCCAGACGCTTCGCGGTTCTGGCAGGTGTGCGAAAAGCACAAGGTGACGCAGTTCTACACCGCCCCCACTGCGATCCGCGCATTGATGGGTCAGGGCAACGATCCCGTCACAAAATGTGACCTGTCGTCTCTGCGCCTGCTGGGCACCGTGGGCGAACCAATCAACCCCGAAGCCTGGAACTGGTACAATGACGTGATCGGCGGCGGCAAATGTCCGATCGTCGACACCTGGTGGCAGACCGAGACCGGCGGTCACCTGCTGACCCCCCTGCCCGGTGCGCATGCCACCAAACCCGGCGCCGCGATGAAGCCGTTCTTTGGCGTACAACCCGTCGTGCTGGACCCCACCAGCGGCGAGGAAATCCACGAGTCCCCCACCGAAGGTGTGCTGGCGATCAAGACAAGCTGGCCCGGCCAGATGCGCACCGTCTGGGGCGATCACGACCGGTTCGAGAAAACGTATTTCTCGGATTACAAAGGCTACTACTTTTCCGGTGATGGCTGCCGTCGCGACGCCGATGGGGATTATTGGATCACCGGCAGGGTCGACGATGTCATCAATGTCTCGGGCCACCGCATGGGCACCGCCGAAGTTGAATCGGCGCTGGTCGCCCACGCCGCCGTCGCCGAGGCCGCTGTGGTTGGCTATCCCCACGCCATCAAAGGTCAGGGCATCTATTGCTATGTCACCCTGATGAACGGAGTCGAACCCACCGAGGAGTTGCGCAAAGAACTGCGCGGCTGGGTGCGCGAAGAGATCGGGCCGATCGCCTCGCCGGACCTGATTCAATGGGCGCCCGGCCTGCCCAAGACCCGCTCGGGTAAGATCATGCGCCGTATCTTGCGCAAGATCGCGGAAAACGACCACGCAACCCTTGGCGATATTTCGACACTCGCCGATCCGTCCGTGGTGGATGACCTGATCGAAAATCGGATGCATCGCGACTGA